The following are from one region of the Anomaloglossus baeobatrachus isolate aAnoBae1 chromosome 1, aAnoBae1.hap1, whole genome shotgun sequence genome:
- the LRRC19 gene encoding leucine-rich repeat-containing protein 19 gives MKTVILLICMGSLYNHIQCQDPTEENWSGKNLTNVPKSNSTKTRKLNLSQNEISLSPTDQQSLATYPDLTELDLSQNAITKLENKHFTALSKLEVLILKNNHISFVGEMSLDGLKNLRILDLGFNSITQLPTNIQMPSTYLQTFNLQNNRLSTLDIKEALKDLNSSLKLTLSGNSWNCTCSLINLSLWLDSSTVILENENITLCAAPENMINYTVTAVNKAEGTLLNCSSSRNVSSSIAPIPSFDNSSSPVTPSVNATNNTSAKGNSWTFLVGVIVVGLVTSLLILLAVKFPRWYDFILSYNHQRLKEEDPYMFEEEFNVDFSMGNNERHQDDENVVVFEQMHSFVPEEDGFIEDKYIDERDITDS, from the exons ATGAAAACAGTTATCCTTCTGATTTGCATGGGAAGCCTCTACAACCACATTCAATGTCAGGATCCAACG gaagagaACTGGTCTGGGAAAAATCTCACAAATGTCCCCAAAAGTAATTCAACCAAGACAAGAAAACTAAATTTAAGTCAAAATGAAATTTCCTTATCCCCAACTGATCAACAATCCCTGGCGACTTATCCGGACCTGACAGAGCTGGATCTCAGCCAGAATGCAATAACTAAGCTCGAAAACAAACATTTTACCGCTCTATCAAAGCTTGAGGTGTTAATCCTAAAAAATAACCACATCTCATTTGTTGGAGAAATGTCACTTGATGGACTGAAAAATTTGAGGATTCTGGATCTTGGCTTCAACAGTATTACTCAGCTTCCTACGAACATTCAGATGCCGTCAACGTACCTACAAACGTTCAACCTCCAGAACAACCGCTTGAGTACCCTGGACATCAAAGAGGCGCTAAAAGACTTGAATAGCTCCCTGAAGCTAACCCTTAGCGGGAACTCATGGAACTGTACCTGCTCCCTTATCAACCTATCGTTGTGGTTAGATAGCAGCACAGTCATTCTTG AAAATGAGAATATCACGTTGTGTGCGGCACCAGAGAACATGATAAACTATACAGTAACAGCCGTCAATAAAGCAGAGGGAACACTATTAAATTGTAGCAGCAGCAGAAACGTGTCATCATCCATAGCACCAATACCTTCCTTCGACAACTCTTCATCTCCTGTGACTCCATCCGTCAACGCAACCAACAATACATCTGCCAAAG GGAACAGTTGGACCTTTCTTGTTGGAGTTATTGTCGTCGGGCTTGTTACCTCATTACTGATATTACTGGCAGTTAAGTTCCCAAGATGGTATGACTTCATTCTCAGCTACAACCACCAACGACTAAAAGAAGAAGATCCGTACATGTTTGAGGAGGAGTTCAACGTAGACTTTAGCATGGGCAACAACGAAAGACATCAAGACGATGAAAACGTTGTGGTCTTCGAGCAAATGCACTCATTTGTTCCAGAAGAGGATGGATTTATAGAAGACAAGTATATAGATGAACGGGACATAACAGACAGTTAA